A region from the Musa acuminata AAA Group cultivar baxijiao chromosome BXJ1-10, Cavendish_Baxijiao_AAA, whole genome shotgun sequence genome encodes:
- the LOC104000819 gene encoding F-box/kelch-repeat protein At3g61590-like: protein MAGETSWEESYPVAYFQSEVAGLKPTSEDGDDQDEDALISLDAVLPDDLLEKVLSFLPIASIVRASSVCRRWYEAVHSGRCSWTKMSPQKPWYFMFTCSDDAVAGYAYDPSLRKWYGFDFPCIERSNWSTSSSCGLVCLMDGENRSRVFVCNPITRDWKRLHDAPGGKAPDYSALAMSVDRRTHGYTVAVAKCKQVPQDYYQWQFSIHVYESKTRAWLTPFAEVLVGWRGGDECVICNGVLYYLIYSTGVLRNVEPRHCLVMYDLSAWPARTSLMRTAIPVPCSLTCGRLMNLRDRLIMVGGIGKPDRPGIIKGIGIWELQRRREWREVARMPHKFFQGFGEFDDVFASSGADELIYIQSFGSPALLTFDTTQKLWRWSTKSPVTKRFPLQLFTGFSFEPRLEVAS, encoded by the coding sequence ATGGCGGGTGAGACATCATGGGAGGAGTCTTACCCTGTCGCCTACTTCCAGAGTGAGGTTGCGGGCCTTAAGCCGACCTCCGAAGACGGCGATGACCAAGATGAAGATGCGTTGATCTCATTGGACGCCGTTCTGCCCGATGACCTCTTGGAGAAGGTCTTGTCCTTCTTGCCCATCGCGAGCATCGTCAGAGCGAGCTCagtctgcaggcggtggtacgaaGCTGTGCATTCCGGGAGGTGCTCGTGGACCAAGATGTCGCCCCAGAAGCCATGGTACTTCATGTTCACCTGCAGCGACGACGCCGTCGCCGGCTACGCCTACGACCCGAGCCTCCGGAAATGGTACGGCTTCGACTTCCCCTGCATCGAGAGGAGCAACTGGTCGACCTCCTCCTCCTGCGGGTTGGTCTGCTTGATGGACGGCGAGAACAGGAGCCGCGTCTTCGTCTGCAACCCGATCACGCGGGACTGGAAGAGGCTGCACGACGCCCCCGGGGGGAAGGCCCCCGATTACAGCGCGCTCGCCATGTCGGTCGACCGGAGAACCCACGGCTACACGGTCGCCGTCGCCAAGTGCAAGCAGGTGCCTCAGGACTATTACCAGTGGCAATTCTCCATCCACGTCTACGAGTCGAAGACCAGAGCGTGGCTCACCCCCTTCGCCGAAGTCTTGGTGGGCTGGCGGGGCGGAGACGAGTGCGTGATCTGCAATGGCGTCCTGTATTACTTGATCTACTCCACCGGCGTGCTCAGGAACGTCGAGCCGCGCCATTGCCTGGTGATGTACGACCTCTCGGCGTGGCCTGCCCGCACGTCCCTAATGCGGACGGCGATCCCTGTGCCATGCTCTCTGACCTGCGGCAGGCTGATGAACCTCAGAGACAGGCTAATCATGGTCGGCGGGATCGGGAAGCCGGACCGACCGGGCATCATCAAGGGCATCGGCATCTGGGAGCTTCAGAGGAGGAGGGAATGGCGGGAGGTGGCTCGAATGCCGCACAAGTTCTTCCAGGGGTTCGGCGAATTCGACGACGTCTTCGCGAGCAGCGGCGCCGACGAACTCATCTACATACAGAGCTTTGGATCCCCTGCTCTGCTGACCTTCGACACGACCCAGAAGCTGTGGAGGTGGTCGACGAAAAGCCCCGTGACGAAGAGGTTTCCCCTGCAGCTCTTCACTGGCTTCAGCTTCGAGCCGAGGCTCGAGGTCGCTTCCTGA
- the LOC104000818 gene encoding BAG family molecular chaperone regulator 6 — MVPPYGYMESYPQNRDHIPCPYHHYPIWEAVSPRTRVDTARPFSSFGPWTSNGSIAHPSPTEANGCCSHIYPPGYYYFRPPCPYTPPPPQAYYHAPYPPYYSSYPSFVIPPPHYSADQNPYDYDRPRASCCGCPDHTCNKGGNNSVKIEEQKIEKDQDNESSSLIQQPNYPYPVVCIPPSYLKNKMTNKSSESSPRWNGWIPMDINGLDGVKRDEDGKKSLQYDERRNQFPWPIIWMPGDQKSEDKDLKEINSNPEVKETPSSKIKLIPLKLLEDEHISPGDKEDRRKTLGQPEAVTERESRTKIIPVKHIEEDNQKRPNMDEKRKDMEKEKSHSIPEKQEENGAKKSISKLLPPTKTSKLPPVCLRVDPLPRKKPTNGTSRSPSPPGLKDKEKTEREQPILKDKKEEISKKEVRVVEAADKLSNEAENPKTESQEMMTTTVKEESAKIGENQQPDKGTGLEAMEVKTVEVLKNGKEVEEDEQVATDKATHELDEGKRCMENSENIINEQRKERKILSQSDAATLIQSAYREFEVRRWRPLEKLRKIHQIRQQTEAVKKQIQMFEASSKEQDLKHKVAISEAIMNLLLQLDTIQGLHPSVRDMRKYVARELISLQDKLDSLGDHEKMEVEQQLYSDCGAISSTDSFVTTNLEPEHMSSQTEKTFVEGKEEAAIKWQTDDAVITESPDSVAGTGDFKSLNVDMGSTTEEHQDIAPLEEQLSSALREAVESHVTEEEQSCVSEGVTEKEQSNGLEGGTETLASIPQVEAPSASVDEVWKLETDEHVECQGINSLVEHVRDELPDAEAGNDETGDVKLEKPSVPSVKGKDIELAAEESNHSLKAINPEQVQLVEATAGVKEGDFDVKGTILPGDEVDAMKEDLQVPDQKSCDLVEKMVGNTDVVHVVTEVPCSEQPFLGTCAIDNGSAGCTVGNIEKRAEDADSIVTHLPDATYNQCHSPGDFEVGTENDVNPMLLPDGTNIIKDECFSSVETSEPKIDKVHSLVGAIEPVSMSPRQLPDAVYINKDERVSADEPFEANVDDAADGNPSKEEKKLVEENEKLREMLETLLEAGQAQLGVIADLNGRVKDLEKKLSQKRRCKVKSSKPRRPSPRKVAS; from the exons ATGGTTCCCCCTTATGGATACATGGAGTCGTACCCTCAAAACAGAGACCACATTCCTTGTCCTTATCACCACTATCCGATCTGGGAAGCTGTTTCTCCTCGAACAAGAGTAGACACAGCGAGACCTTTCTCATCCTTTGGACCATGGACTTCCAATGGTAGCATAGCCCACCCAAGTCCAACGGAAGCTAATGGTTGTTGCAGCCATATCTATCCTCCTGGCTACTATTATTTTAGGCCTCCGTGTCCATATACTCCACCACCTCCTCAAGCATATTATCATGCCCCCTACCCCCCTTATTATAGTTCTTACCCTTCTTTTGTGATTCCTCCTCCACATTATTCAGCTGATCAAAATCCATATGATTATGATCGTCCCAGAGCTTCTTGTTGTGGATGCCCTGATCACACATGCAACAAGGGAGGTAACAATAGTGTGAAGATTGAGGAACAGAAGATCGAGAAAGATCAGGACAATGAATCCTCAAGTCTAATTCAACAGCCAAATTACCCTTACCCAGTAGTATGCATCCCTCCCAGCTATTTGAAGAACAAAATGACTAATAAGAGCTCTGAATCATCTCCTCGGTGGAATGGATGGATTCCTATGGACATCAATGGACTCGATGGTGTGAAGCGAGATGAAGATGGGAAAAAGAGTCTGCAGTATGATGAGAGGAGAAATCAGTTCCCCTGGCCAATAATCTGGATGCCTGGTGATCAGAaatcagaagataaagatttgaaGGAGATAAATTCGAATCCGGAAGTTAAAGAAACACCATCCTCAAAAATAAAACTTATTCCATTAAAACTTCTGGAGGATGAGCACATATCACCAGGCGACAAAGAGGACCGGCGTAAAACTCTTGGACAGCCAGAAGCAGTGACTGAAAGAGAAAGCAGAACTAAGATCATTCCTGTTAAGCATATAGAAGAGGACAACCAAAAGAGGCCTAACATGGATGAGAAGCGCAAAGATATGGAGAAGGAGAAATCTCATAGCATACCTGAAAAACAGGAGGAAAATGGGGCTAAGAAATCAATTAGCAAACTATTGCCACCGACCAAGACATCAAAGTTGCCTCCTGTATGTTTGAGAGTGGATCCATTGCCGAGGAAGAAGCCCACAAATGGCACATCAAGGTCGCCTAGTCCACCGGGCCTCAAGGACAAGGAGAAAACAGAAAGAGAGCAGCCAATTTTAAAAGATAAGAAGGAAGAAATATCTAAAAAAGAGGTCCGGGTAGTAGAAGCTGCTGATAAATTGTCAAATGAAGCAGAGAATCCAAAAACGGAAAGTCAggagatgatgacaactactgtaAAGGAAGAATCTGCTAAGATTGGGGAAAATCAACAGCCAGACAAAGGAACAGGACTTGAGGCTATGGAGGTCAAAACAGTAGAGGTATTGAAGAATGGGAAAGAAGTTGAGGAGGATGAACAAGTGGCAACTGATAAAGCAACACATGAACTTGATGAGGGGAAGAGGTGCATGGAGAACTCAGAAAACATAATTAATGAACAAAGGAAGGAAAGGAAAATTTTGTCACAATCAGATGCAGCAACTCTTATTCAATCTGCTTATAGAGAATTCGAGGTGAGAAGATGGCGACCTCTTGAGAAGTTAAGGAAAATTCATCAAATTCGTCAACAGACCGAGGCTGTGAAGAAGCAAATTCAGATGTTTGAAGCCTCCTCCAAGGAACAGGATTTGAAACACAAGGTTGCAATAAGTGAGGCCATAATGAATCTTCTGTTGCAGCTGGATACCATTCAG GGATTGCATCCGAGCGTGAGAGACATGAGGAAATATGTCGCCAGGGAGCTAATCAGTCTGCAAGATAAGCTTGATTCTCTAGGGGATCATGAAAAAATGGAAGTTGAACAACAACTTTATTCTGATTGTGGAGCTATCTCTTCTACAGACTCTTTTGTAACAACCAATTTGGAACCTGAACATATGTCATCACAGACAGAGAAGACATTTGTGGAGGGGAAAGAAGAAGCAGCTATTAAATGGCAGACAGATGATGCGGTAATAACTGAATCTCCAGATTCTGTAGCTGGAACCGGTGACTTCAAATCATTGAATGTGGATATGGGTTCTACTACTGAAGAACATCAAGATATAGCTCCTCTGGAAGAACAACTTAGTTCTGCCCTGAGGGAGGCAGTGGAATCGCATGTTACAGAGGAAGAACAATCCTGTGTATCGGAAGGCGTTACTGAGAAAGAACAATCCAATGGATTGGAAGGTGGAACAGAGACTTTAGCATCTATTCCCCAAGTTGAGGCACCTTCTGCCTCTGtagatgaggtgtggaagctcgaGACAGACGAGCATGTAGAATGTCAAGGAATTAACTCCCTTGTTGAGCATGTGAGAGATGAGCTACCCGATGCTGAAGCTGGAAATGACGAGACGGGTGATGTAAAATTGGAGAAACCATCTGTGCCATCGGTGAAGGGAAAAGATATCGAACTGGCAGCTGAAGAATCAAACCATTCTTTAAAGGCAATTAACCCTGAACAGGTGCAGCTTGTAGAAGCCACTGCTGGGGTCAAGGAAGGTGATTTTGATGTCAAGGGAACtattttgccaggtgatgaagttGATGCCATGAAAGAGGATCTTCAAGTGCCCGACCAAAAAAGTTGTGACCTTGTTGAGAAGATGGTTGGAAACACGGATGTTGTTCATGTAGTCACAGAAGTTCCATGCTCTGAACAACCCTTCCTTGGCACTTGTGCCATCGACAATGGAAGTGCCGGATGCACGGTGGGGAACATAGAAAAAAGGGCAGAAGATGCAGATAGCATAGTGACCCACCTTCCAGATGCAACTTACAACCAGTGTCATTCACCAGGAGATTTTGAGGTTGGCACGGAAAATGATGTGAATCCAATGCTGTTGCCTGATGGCACAAATATCATCAAAGATGAATGCTTCTCTTCAGTTGAAACATCCGAACCAAAGATTGACAAAGTCCATTCATTGGTAGGAGCTATTGAGCCCGTCAGTATGAGTCCACGGCAACTGCCCGATGCTGTGTATATCAACAAAGATGAACGTGTCTCTGCAGATGAGCCATTTGAAGCAAATGTCGATGATGCAGCCGATGGAAATCCAAGCAAGGAGGAGAAAAAACTAGTGGAAGAGAATGAGAAGCTAAGAGAAATGCTAGAGACACTGCTGGAGGCAGGGCAAGCACAGCTGGGAGTCATTGCAGATCTTAATGGCAGAGTCAAGGACTTGGAGAAAAAACTGTCACAAAAGAGAAGGTGCAAGGTGAAGAGCTCCAAACCAAGAAGGCCCTCTCCCCGTAAGGTTGCATCGTGA